A window of the Bufo gargarizans isolate SCDJY-AF-19 chromosome 1, ASM1485885v1, whole genome shotgun sequence genome harbors these coding sequences:
- the LOC122926094 gene encoding interleukin-15-like, whose amino-acid sequence MYKLQAFGVLVLTLLAFSQASPVPSKKTFLQAVKKDVESLKNMNEVLKVGITFLVPTDVQDSCTVNALDCFSYILDGLQRKCKNGTVANTISNAMKNLDAFMGMDSKERKEKRLCYEGCKYSMKQRNTNQALEDFIRLLQQMYQADQ is encoded by the exons atgtataagcTTCAAGCATTCGGCGTGCTGGTCCTAACACTCTTGGCTTTTTCACAAGCATCTCCAGTTCCTTCAAAGAAGACTTTTCTCCAAGCAGTGAAAAAAGATGTGGAGTCACTAAAAAATATGAATGAA GTACTGAAGGTAGGGATCACCTTCCTCGTACCCACAGATGTTCAG GATAGTTGTACTGTGAACGCTCTTGACTGTTTTTCTTACATTCTGGATGGATtacaaagaaaatgtaaaaatggcACAGTAGCAAACACTATCAGCAACGCCATGAAGAATCTGGATGCATTCATg gGGATGGATTCAAAAGAGAGAAAGGAAAAG AGGCTATGCTATGAAGGATGCAAATACTCAATGAAGCAGAGAAACACCAACCAAGCCCTAGAAGATTTCATAAGACTTCTACAGCAAATGTATCAGGCAGACCAATAA